From Bacteroidota bacterium, one genomic window encodes:
- a CDS encoding T9SS C-terminal target domain-containing protein encodes MKIKFSIIAILISAAMFFSFAASARENGANGHREASAHRVTTQDQLASSCTPATAKTDLDVNNVRTTIMTGGDMWWDLSTARYEIPKDGKAHSIFAGALWVGGLDAGGQLKVAAMTYRQTGNDFWPGPLDTTTVSIDATTCQAYDKHWKITRKDVDDFALYNAGNGAPGYTVPLVIQSWPGNGDASLGQGHYLAPFVDVDGDGYYNWAAGDYPAYDLNGTLGCSRFQLFGDQTLWWVFNDKGNVHSETGAAAIGLEVQAQAFGFSTNDEINNMTFYRYKVINRSTVAMNDTYFGQWTDADLGAYDDDYVGCDVSRGLGYTYNGDANDGTSALPTIGTYGANPPAIGMDFFEGPLADPGDGIDNNRNGVTDEPGEQIIMSKFVYYNNDFSVIGNPENGTHYYNYLSGFWKDGSPFTYGGNAYGGSIVCDFMFPGDSDPQGWGTNFQPQPLWSEASVGNTPFDRRMMQSAGPFTLQPGAVNYITVGAVWARASSGGPTASVNLMRTVDDKAQRLFNNCFRTLDGPDAPDMTIQELDKQLVLYLTNKSNSNNYLEKYEAYDPSIVYSSLNSALANIDTTYDFEGYQIFQLKDATVTTADLYNLDKARLVQECDLRNGVTQLVNREFDQSLNADVPQDMTIEANDVGIAHSFDVTEDAFATGSRTLINNKTYYFLVLSYAYNQYLPYADVTFDSLYPLNASNIGQKKPYLAGRRNVKIYSGIPHITSPEANGTLQLSNYASGPKLTRMEGSGSGQNVLDLTEESENAIVAAPPVVFDGSTGTWNGTARVDQVQYQNGKGPVNIKVIDPLNVPDGIFNIKITNNVASSYTVAAGTTHWVLNETSPSVRSWASDTSLTFYSVYANEQIIPELGMSVTMAQVQTPGLGANPLANSALESSITFADPSKSFLTGVVDEDGSSVANWIRAGDYRYTQSNPPPCAQSFDDRFTGATPIDANGDYEKLVGGTWGPYRLCDDAIKSSVTTVCYETGLAYWDTPTMQTNKFENLANVDVVLTNNRAQWTRVPVFEVGSNPSLNAGGVGPLLLRSGSSVDQYGRDIAHGGSSGSGTGNSDFISGTGMSWFPGYAVNVETGERLNIAFGENSSLTAERGNDMLFNPTADEYSDFPYQYPLFGGQHYIYIFGHNGNARYTTGALNGELKDIPAYDYGKAIMKIMSSATAATDRNEVFRDAMWCSIPMLNDNYRTWSWPYSSSTVIPTDVKVRLRLAKPYKRMLTGITPNAQNPLLPTDSVATSQNGNNPMYYFDTHDLKVTLGDNQTAQDAMALINIVPNPYYAYSAYEKNQIDNRVKFTCLPENCTIRIYTVNGTQVRKLTKASAQTYLDWDLKNQAGIPIASGLYIIHIEATMPDGSTGEKILKWFGVMRPIDLDAY; translated from the coding sequence ATGAAAATCAAGTTTAGTATTATCGCAATCCTGATCTCCGCAGCAATGTTTTTCTCATTCGCTGCAAGTGCAAGAGAAAATGGAGCAAATGGTCACCGTGAAGCATCTGCTCACCGTGTTACCACACAGGATCAGCTCGCGTCATCCTGTACGCCCGCAACTGCGAAAACAGATCTCGATGTAAACAACGTAAGAACTACTATTATGACCGGTGGTGATATGTGGTGGGATTTGAGCACTGCGCGTTACGAAATTCCAAAAGACGGTAAAGCACATTCAATTTTTGCCGGCGCACTTTGGGTAGGGGGACTGGATGCAGGTGGACAATTAAAAGTTGCTGCCATGACTTACCGGCAAACCGGAAATGACTTCTGGCCCGGTCCTTTGGACACCACAACAGTTTCTATTGATGCAACAACCTGCCAGGCTTATGACAAACACTGGAAGATTACACGTAAAGACGTTGATGATTTTGCTCTTTACAATGCTGGCAACGGTGCACCAGGTTATACAGTTCCTCTTGTCATTCAGAGCTGGCCGGGCAATGGAGATGCTTCTTTAGGCCAGGGACATTATCTCGCGCCATTTGTTGATGTAGATGGAGATGGTTATTACAATTGGGCTGCGGGAGATTATCCTGCATACGATCTTAACGGTACTCTCGGCTGTTCCCGCTTCCAGTTATTCGGTGATCAAACTCTTTGGTGGGTGTTCAATGATAAAGGAAACGTTCACTCTGAAACTGGCGCTGCAGCTATTGGACTTGAAGTGCAGGCACAGGCATTTGGATTTTCTACAAATGATGAGATCAACAATATGACTTTTTATCGTTACAAAGTGATCAACAGATCTACCGTTGCGATGAATGATACTTATTTCGGACAATGGACCGACGCCGACCTTGGTGCCTATGACGATGATTATGTAGGTTGTGATGTTTCGCGCGGATTGGGTTACACTTATAATGGTGATGCGAATGATGGCACAAGTGCACTTCCCACAATTGGAACGTATGGAGCAAATCCGCCAGCGATTGGAATGGACTTTTTCGAAGGACCACTTGCTGATCCCGGCGATGGAATTGACAACAATCGGAATGGAGTAACTGATGAGCCGGGTGAGCAGATCATCATGTCGAAATTTGTTTATTATAACAACGACTTTTCTGTTATCGGTAATCCTGAAAATGGAACCCATTATTACAATTATCTCTCAGGATTCTGGAAAGATGGATCGCCTTTTACCTATGGAGGAAATGCCTATGGTGGTTCTATTGTGTGTGATTTTATGTTCCCCGGAGATTCCGATCCACAAGGATGGGGAACCAATTTCCAGCCGCAACCACTTTGGAGCGAAGCGTCTGTTGGGAACACTCCTTTCGACCGTCGTATGATGCAGTCTGCGGGACCATTCACCCTTCAACCTGGAGCAGTGAATTACATTACTGTAGGCGCAGTTTGGGCGCGTGCCTCCAGTGGGGGACCAACAGCATCTGTAAATCTGATGCGTACTGTTGACGATAAAGCGCAGCGTCTTTTCAATAATTGTTTCCGTACTCTGGATGGACCTGATGCTCCGGATATGACGATCCAGGAACTCGATAAGCAACTTGTTCTTTATCTCACGAACAAATCGAATTCAAATAATTATCTCGAAAAATACGAAGCATATGATCCATCGATCGTTTATTCTTCTTTGAATTCTGCACTTGCAAATATCGATACTACTTACGATTTTGAAGGTTACCAGATATTTCAGTTGAAAGATGCGACAGTCACAACAGCCGATCTTTATAATCTTGACAAAGCAAGATTGGTTCAGGAGTGTGATTTGAGAAATGGTGTAACGCAATTGGTGAACAGAGAATTTGACCAGTCATTGAATGCGGATGTTCCGCAGGATATGACCATTGAAGCAAATGATGTGGGAATTGCTCACTCCTTCGATGTAACGGAAGATGCTTTCGCAACCGGTAGCCGGACGCTGATAAATAACAAGACCTATTATTTCCTGGTTCTGTCTTACGCCTACAACCAGTATTTGCCTTATGCAGATGTAACTTTCGATTCACTTTATCCATTGAACGCATCAAATATCGGTCAGAAAAAACCGTATCTCGCAGGAAGAAGAAATGTGAAAATTTATTCCGGCATACCGCACATTACTTCTCCGGAAGCAAATGGTACGCTGCAACTTTCAAATTATGCAAGCGGGCCTAAACTCACAAGGATGGAAGGTTCCGGTAGCGGACAAAATGTTCTCGATCTGACTGAGGAATCGGAGAATGCAATTGTAGCGGCTCCGCCGGTTGTGTTTGATGGTTCTACAGGAACTTGGAATGGAACCGCCCGTGTCGACCAGGTGCAATACCAGAATGGAAAAGGACCGGTAAATATTAAAGTGATCGATCCGCTCAATGTACCTGATGGTATATTCAACATTAAGATAACGAATAATGTTGCTTCCAGTTATACAGTTGCAGCTGGTACAACTCACTGGGTATTGAATGAAACGTCACCATCTGTTCGATCGTGGGCATCTGATACGTCGCTTACTTTCTACAGTGTTTACGCTAATGAACAGATCATTCCTGAATTGGGAATGTCTGTGACCATGGCACAGGTTCAAACCCCGGGATTAGGCGCCAATCCTCTTGCAAATAGTGCCCTTGAATCTTCGATCACATTCGCCGATCCTTCCAAATCTTTCCTTACCGGTGTTGTTGACGAAGATGGTTCATCTGTTGCAAATTGGATTCGAGCTGGAGATTATCGATACACTCAATCCAATCCTCCTCCGTGTGCTCAGTCATTCGATGACCGATTTACGGGTGCTACACCAATCGACGCTAATGGAGATTATGAAAAATTAGTGGGCGGAACCTGGGGACCGTATCGCTTGTGCGATGATGCCATCAAATCAAGTGTGACCACGGTCTGCTATGAGACCGGACTTGCATATTGGGATACGCCTACAATGCAGACGAATAAATTTGAAAACCTTGCAAACGTAGATGTTGTACTCACAAATAATCGTGCGCAATGGACACGTGTTCCTGTTTTCGAAGTCGGTTCGAATCCTTCTCTTAATGCCGGCGGTGTTGGGCCATTGTTGCTCCGAAGCGGATCGTCAGTAGATCAGTATGGAAGAGATATTGCTCATGGTGGATCCTCTGGTTCCGGAACCGGCAATAGTGACTTCATCAGTGGAACAGGAATGAGTTGGTTCCCGGGATATGCAGTGAATGTTGAAACCGGTGAACGTTTGAATATTGCTTTCGGCGAGAATTCTTCTCTTACAGCTGAGCGTGGAAATGATATGTTATTCAATCCAACAGCTGACGAATACTCTGACTTCCCTTACCAGTATCCTCTTTTCGGCGGACAACATTACATTTATATTTTCGGCCATAATGGAAATGCACGCTATACCACCGGTGCGTTGAATGGTGAATTGAAAGATATTCCAGCATACGATTATGGTAAAGCGATCATGAAGATCATGTCATCTGCAACCGCTGCCACAGATCGAAATGAGGTTTTCCGTGATGCAATGTGGTGCAGTATTCCAATGCTCAATGATAATTACAGAACATGGTCATGGCCTTATAGCAGTTCTACTGTTATTCCTACCGATGTGAAGGTTCGTTTGCGTCTTGCGAAACCATACAAACGTATGCTCACCGGAATTACACCGAATGCGCAGAATCCATTATTGCCTACAGATAGTGTTGCCACTTCGCAAAATGGTAATAATCCTATGTACTATTTCGATACTCATGATCTGAAAGTAACACTCGGTGATAATCAAACCGCACAGGATGCTATGGCGCTTATCAATATCGTTCCGAATCCTTACTACGCTTATTCTGCGTATGAAAAGAATCAGATAGATAATCGCGTTAAATTCACCTGCCTGCCTGAAAACTGTACCATAAGAATTTATACGGTCAATGGTACACAAGTCCGCAAGTTGACCAAAGCGTCGGCGCAAACTTACCTCGACTGGGATTTAAAAAATCAGGCAGGAATTCCTATCGCCAGCGGATTATATATTATTCACATTGAAGCTACAATGCCGGACGGTTCAACAGGAGAGAAGATCCTGAAATGGTTTGGCGTGATGCGTCCAATAGATCTCGATGCATATTAA